CGATGTGAGACTCTCTCTCTAAAAaaacacagagtgagagagagaaaagaggggaggggagggaaggagagagaacctctacctctcttcccctccctaccactctcttccccttcctacccctctgctcccctcaccTACCCTTCTCACCTCCCACAGTTACCAGCAACCTCACATCTACCTTTCCACCCCTCCCAATAGCccatctcacctctcccctcctctcacatctACCCACGCACTGCTCTCTtcatcccttcccctcctcttctcccaccccacctcctctccaaccaccccacctctcctcctcctcctcctctcctcccaccccaccccctcctcctcctctcctcccacccctcctctcctcccaccccaccccaaatcttcctcctctcctcccacccctcctctcctctcctcccaccccaccccacatcctcctcctctcctcccacccctcctctcctcctctccacccaccccacccctcctctcctcccaccccaccccacatcctcctcctctcctcccacccctcctctcctcccacccctcctctcctcctctccacccaccccacccctcctcgtcctcctctccacccaccccttctccacctctcctcccacccctcctctcctcctctccacccaccccacccctcgtcctctcctcccaccccacatcctcctcctctcctgccacccctcctctcctcccacccctcctctcctctcctctcctcccaccccaccccaccccacatcctcctcctctcctcccacccctcctctccacccaccccaccccacccctcctctcctctcctctcctcccaccccaccccacatcctcctcctctcctcccacccctcctctccacccaccccacccctcctctcctctcctcccaccccaccccacatcctcctcctcctcctctccacccaccccacccctcctcctcctctccacccaccccacccctcctcctcctctcctcccaccccaccccacatcttcctcctctcctgccttccacccctcctttccACCCTTGCCCAGCTGATCACACTGCTCCCCGGACCACCATCATTCCAGTCAagttcttctcttttcctctcccctgGCGCCATGAGAGGAGTCCATTTTACAGATGACTGCTGTCCATCAGCCCCACTGCAAACAACAACCAACCATGtaacacaggaggaggaggcgcaggaggaggaggagcaggaggaggcgcaggaggaggaggagcaggaggaggcgcaggaggaggaggaggaggcgcaggaggaggcgcaggaggagcaggaggcgcAAGAGGAGGCGCAAGAGGAGAGGTGACAGCCTGAGAGCATCAGTCAGACTGACGGAcgctctctttcttcctgtcaCTGACTAATGGGGAGGCTGCCGTTACAAATTGTGGTCTGATTCATCTGGAATgacgggaagagaggaggaggaggttggggCCAAAGGGGCCGTGTCCCCCACACTCAGGCTGGggacacgtcacacacacacacacacacacacttagctccacagtcagtcagccagccagtcacacaaCCAGTCACCAAGCAAGGTAGTCGGTTATGTTCGCTGGGTCCAGATACCGCACCCAGCGAACATTCAACCAGTCAGTCAACAAGTCGGTCAGTCAATCAGCCAGTCAACAGGGTTTCTAGAACAGAAACATTGATGCTGGCTACCAAAAGCACAGCAAAACACAGGCCATCCGCAGGCGCCATTtaatattacatttttgtttaCCCCGCAAAAAATTGctttttatttaatattttccaGACTTTTCCATTTTTATTTTAACTCGCAGTTtgtcttgatttttttttttttttttttacatgcattTTTCCCAATGAGGAAGTGAGACATTGTCTAGTAAAATGAAAACCAATCAATTGGTTTAATGCTCCGGTAAAATATTTAATACCTATTACATAAAATTATTTTGGATCACTAATCAAAACGATAATTTCTGTGGTTTTCTGTATTTCAATGGCTGGACGTCGCAACAGCTGTCCGGATCATTACTCCGTCAATGATCCAAGTGTCTTAATTTACTTAACACGTCTGCGTGGAACCACTTGAAAAACGTTTTCATTATACtacatttttctttttgtgtgaTGTAGTGAGTACACACTCTTTTACAGTGGGCTGGGCTGCTGATAACAGGATATAGTTCTCTTATCAGCGCTCTAACCCGGAGAGTGTTCCAGTTCTTGCGGGTGCCATGTCTAATGTTTACACGTTATTTCCAGAGACTGATTGACAGCAGAGATATATGGCACAAGGATGAACCTTGGCATATAACGACAATTCGTGTAAGCGGTTTGAATATATTGCTGtaggtgataaaaaaaaagttatcATGAACACATGAAGGACGTGATTGTTGTAAATGCTGGACTAACACTAACTCGCACTATAGAATAAAAAAGCAAGACAATTAAGCAATTATAaattcagtgtttcctctaggatttttttcaGCAGCAGCGGGTGTTTTTGTTTCCCTTTAACATTTCGAGGCATACATTCTGACCCCCTCGCTATCGAAATCTTAATATGCTATAGGCCTACAACTACTACTAGTGCTATATTCCTCATTGAAGCCATCAGGCCTACCCGTGGTTCGAATTTATTTACTGAAGTTACATTCACAGAGTTCGCTAGTTTAGCTTGAGCACAGTCTAGTTCTAGCTAAAGTTATATTACACTAGCTTAAACATTATTTCAAGATTAAATACAGTAATCATAATTAGTTGGCCACCAACATAAAACTGCGAATATTAATttaaactaaaatatagcttaCTTAACGTAGGCCTACATTTAACTAGCTAGCTTACGTTTTCTCTAGCGCTATCTGGAGGATGTATCCTCGGTTTGTCACCGCCAGGGAGGAGAAagtgctctactgtactctcgCTGTTGTTTTTTCAGTTGTCATGACCTGAGTGACGTCCTGTTACTGTTCAGTTGCTCATCCTCCAatcggagagagagcagcaaaaGACCGTTCGTTTGAGTTCCGTGGAGCAGAGAGCTCCATATATTCATATTATTGCGAATTATTTCATATGAAGCAGTGGCGGCGGCAATTATTTTGTAGCagcataatataatatattatattatataggcTATTATAAACTACAATATGTTTTATATTAATGAATTATTAAGACCAAAAAAACACTGGTGGTCTTGCAGCGTTCTTAGAACCACAGTAACATTCTATAGTTCTCCGCTTCTACTTGCTGCTCTTTATCCAGAAGGCTTTTCAGACTGTGGACAGATGTTCTGGAAGCCAACATGTTCTAGAATGAGAGGAACCCTCATCCAGGCACAGAGAGGAAGCAAAGGGGGTTCCAGGAAGCTGTGGTCATCCTTAGCTCCAAGAACCTCCTCACACCATCTGAATGAAACCATTTCCTTTGTACTGAACTCTAGAAGTTGTTCTGACTTTTTGCCTGTCACTCACCCCCAGAACAATCTGCCCTCCTTAAAGACTTAAACAATACAAGTTCTGTACCAGGGAATTCTGTATCTGGTAGAGAACTTGTTTATGAGGAAACAAACTTTACCCTTTACCCTTTTTTTTGTCTGCTAACAAGAAAACACTGACTTGGCAGAGAGATTAATAAAGTATTACATTAAGCTGTTTTTGAAAGCAACGATCTGCAGTCATTTCATTTTACGGCCCCATTATTCATAATTAGCTGGAAAATGTGTCAAATTAATGTGCTTAGTTCATGTTTTGGGCAGCACAAGCACAAGTTAGTTGTCATTACATAACTGTCCTACTGGCGTAACATAACTTACAAAACACATTAGGTAAACAACAAGAATGCTACGACCAGAAAGAGTATCGctggtgtctggtgtgtgtagcCCACCCGCCCACCGACAGacctgtaccccccccctcaccccccaggggaggggaggacacccAGGACTGAGTGTTGATTGGCCGAAGACAGCGATGAGCTTTGGCTCCTGAGCGCAAAAACATGCAAATAAATATCCTCTGTCAGTGTTGGGTAATCTGTCAGACAAACTATTATAGAAGCAGAGAGATAATGAGCACAGGAGCTCTCAGgtgaactctctctcacacactcacaagagagagagacacagagagagacacccagagagagagagagagagggagagagatccagagaaagagagagagacccagagagagagagagacagacgcacacaccaagaaacacacacacacaacctgtcctGAACTTGCTCAGACCTGGCCAATTTAGAAACCAAACCCAAGCCTCTGTTTACCTCACTGGCTACCAGGACACTGGTGTAGCTACCAGTGCTTCAAATAAcacatgggtatagctcagtggctaGAGCATTTGaccgcagatcaagaggttgcaggttcaaatcccctgtactttgacaaaaaaaaaacgtaactGAATGCATTGAACAAGACAGGACTTACGTGAGGTTTGGTAAATCAAATTAAGCTGCACGCTGAACTGATCTACACAACAGGAAAAGCATGCTGGCTGGCATGTGAATCAGATATTATAATTGATTACCTCAAAGTCTCAAACTACTTCTTAATAAAGTGAACTCTCACTCTGAGGACCGAAGAAACTAAAGAGATTCTCCTCCAACCCTTCTCTGAACTTTAATTTAATTATCTACAGTTAGTACTGTTCTAACGCTCTGACCCCTGAAAAGGTTAATATTTTGCTGACTGTAGGACATCTTGATTTCGCACTTTGTGCTTCTGGGCCGGCTTAGTCCGATCTGATTTAGACAACTCTAATTGCCTATTAACTCAACTCTACCACCCACACAATGAGAGAACAGGCATCCCAGTTACCAAAAGCACATGTGATACTTACACGACAAAGGTCTGATACATTAATATTTCACTTCAATTGATAATACAGCCTAGTGGAGTAAAAATAATTAAACCATTAAGTTGTCTGCTCAAATATAATGTAATGAAACGTTAAGTGCACTACTATAAGTGTCACCAAATCAGAATTAAGTCCAGAAACCCAAGGCAGTTTTTCCCATTGTAGAACTGTCAACCTACAGCTGACAGGCGATGCTGATGAAACCGACTCGAGACAGTTGCATCATAGTTAGCCGATGTAGCTAGCTGGGGTTAGCCGTGGTCACACAAGTTACCAAGGTTAGTAACCATGTAGCTAACCATGATTCAAACGTGGCAGCTACACGTCCACGTACCAGTGTTTGCAACAGCTAACACACAATTAGCTTGCATCATAAACTAACGCCATATGCGATTGACAGCTTGATGCAGGTAATGTAAGCCTAGACACCATGCTGGCCACTGTGTAGCAACCAAGCACACACAGTCATCACAAGGTACATCTACATAGCGAACGGTAGGTTTACTGCAGTGTTTAAGCAAACTTAAAGTTGACTGAGAAAAAGCAACCTTCATTATCAGTGCAAAGCGAAAAGCTAACTTTGCTAGCTTGCTAACAAGATTATGTAAACGTGTTCGAACGGTCCAATGCGCTTGGGGGACAGTACAGTAGATAGATGTCCACCCAGCCAGAAACACAGTCGTACTTCCCACTATCGATTGTTTATTTATATCATGACAGCTTGAGCTGCTAACACGAGATTGCATCGCTACTCACCCGTGCAAGTCTTCTTAAAGTAACTGACAGCATGTTGTAGGATTGCAGAAAGGGCAGCTTTGCGAGCACGCTTGACAGCCCAACACAGTTCGAGATGGTCTGACTCAGCGACTGGGACAGCCTGTTATGAACGTTGGAGCGTGCGCTCTGCGTCCCACTCTCATTGCAAGGATCTCTGGGAATTGTCGTTTCAAGGCGTTAGACCTTTTGTACActtactttttttcttctttgtagCACGGTTTTGTTTGTTGGCATAATTTTATGATGGGTATTTCATAAAACGAAGTTTGATATGTTTTATAAAcacaatatattttttcaatACGTTTTGGTTTTCAACCGAATTCACCTTGAATGTGTTCTACGACTCTTTTTACCTCCTCACTATCTATCTCTTTGATCTATTTTGCTCTCttcctaccccctccccccccctcctccaccaacaaacacacacacacacacacacacacacacacacacacacacagagtagtgTGGATGTGATGAAGAGCTGATCTCGGGGGAAGTAGAGGTCTATAAATCTCTGTATCCTGATGTGTCCAAGCCGTCTCGGAGCAGAGTCCAGGGACAGCGCCTTCTGGATGCACCATATGAACACCATTGATCAACAGCATAATAAGCCACAGAGCGCCATAGGAAGGAGATTCAATTAGTACCGTCTAGCTGTTATTTAATCGAAATCTAAGGACTCAAAACTTAATCAGAAGATAGAGAAAAAATAcaatgtgtctgagtgtgtggtgaggagggagggaggatgcagGGAGAAGGGTAGACAGAGACATTgcaagagaggtggagggaggtggagaaaggtggagaggTAATAACTTTAAGGTTGTACCTTGTCCAGAACAACTGTGTGCGAAAATTGGATCTTCAGACATACGAACAAGCTTGTTGGATTAAGAATTATATGTGCTTCAAAACAAATTAGAGATGTTATGTTATAATTTTACTGTGGTGGTGACATTAATACAACCAGGAGCTTGTTTGGTTGAATTTTAGGCAGATTGTTAAAAGTCAATAATACATTATGAATGTAGGCATTTTTTGATCAGGAGGATTATTTGAGATAGTATTTGGATAACTTGAAGTGGAAGTGAAATACTTCAGAAAGCAGTACAGCATAACCTTCTGTTCAGAGCACAATCCCATTCGATTGCTACTATTGCATTGAATCAACCCCATATCCAAACAAAAGACAACAGATAAACAGTTAAGGAGATTTTAATGTGCTTTGTCATACAGTACATTGTATGGATACCCAAAACGTACGTAGCATTTTATCATACATAATAACTCTTTCATAATAACTCTTTCATATGTTCAGCATTTGAGAGGGGGAACTGAGAAACATGGTAACCGTCTGCCATCATCACTTCCTGCCAGCTAATGGCGACACTCATAAAAACCCATTTCAGTCTGTGTATGTGCGTTTATGTGTCGCACTTCCAAGGCAACAGATTTAAATAATTCCAGTTTAAACCAAGCTGATTCAAGTGTTTACAACAGCATTGGTACCATAAGGCCTAGGCTTAAATTTGAATTATTTAAATCAGTCACGCCAAACTTTGACACACAATCAATATACGTTCATCTAGTTACTTATTTTTGTGAGTTAGTAAATACAAAGAACTTTGTATTTATAATCTATTCAAAATTACAGTGTACCTGaagccttccctccatctctttttccatGTTATATTTGAATtctccagcagacagacagtaatCATTGGGTTGATAAGAGGGAAAGCTCTAAAGCTTTGTACATTATTTACacagaaatctaagtcaactcATAGAAAGGTGTGTCGTTGGAAAAAATCAGCCCTATCTGAACCATTATGCTGATTATTTCACATTAAGTCCACAATTCAACCAAGGTTGAGAGTGGAAAAACTGTCCCCACCATCACCATTGTCATCCTCACCATGATTACCTACCCCGCCGCCATCATCATTATCTTCAACAGCCTCCTCCACCGCCCCCACCCCACATCCAACCTCAAACCtaccgcccctccccccactatctcacccctccctcccccccaccatctcacccctccctcccccccaccatctcaacccttgccccccccccccccccctccccatctccgaCCTATCCAAGGTAAGGGTGTTCGCTCTGAAAGTTGTAGTCGGGGCAGACCTTCTGCACCAGCTTGTAGTCGATGCtgaagaaggagatgaagatgcagatgacCTTGAAGGGCTTGGCGCACAGCCAGGCAGCGTGCGAGTCGGTGTGCTCGGAGAAGCAGGTCTGGGACGGGTCGTACAGACACGGCTTGGGCTTCTTGGAGCGGTTGGTCTTTTCATATTCCACCCGGCAGTTGaaggtctttctctctctggggtcCAGGGTGGCCTGCTGCGGGGTGTGCTGGACCTGGACCTCCACCGGGAGCTGAGGGGTCTGGTGGTGCTGCAGGACCTCAAACTCCACCACCTTGGTGGGCGGAACGATGCTCACTGACACATTGCCCAGGCTGGAGGAGTTGTGGCGGAAGTAGACGGTGAAGGTGCCGTTGATGTGGTCCACGATCTTCCCAGTCACCATCAGGCTAAACTTCATGGTCTTCACGTTGAAGTAGAAGTCCCCCCAGCCGAACATCTTCTTGGTCTTCTGGGAAGTCTTGAGCTGGGGTTTGCGTTTGGAGCGGTAGCCGGTCTGGTCCAGGAGCATGGACTGGTTCCTGGCCCAATCCTGGGGGTTGAAGAAGCTGTAGGTGGGTTTGGTCTTCATGGGGGTGTTGTCGATGTTGAAGATGCGGGAGGTTTGGTACGGGGGTTTCACCCCCCCGGGGGGGGCCCCTCCTGcacccccgcccgccccccctcccaggctgTAGGGGAGGGTCTTAAGCATGGAGCCGGCAGGGCCCAGTTCTGGGTAGTCCATCAGCTTCTCCAGGCCCTGAACCTGGGGAGGGAACACCcaggagaaaggggaagaggtTAGACACGGAGAGAGCAGGCTTCTTTCTTTATCCTCTCACTTATTTACACAAGCTTCAGATCTTTATTATTACcggtatatattttttaaatttgcATTCTTTTGAGAGTCACTTTCAGTCTCTTTAACACAcactttacttttaaaatgatGTTTCATTCGTTAAGCTCATGCTTTCATCCACAGCGACACAGCAGTAGTGTGTAGAGTGAATACAGCAGATTATCATTAAGGACCGGAAGTGTACAGTTGAGTGGCCAGGAAACAGACCAGACCCAGCAACAGTAAGGTTAGTTTGTTTGCTGGGGCCGGGCCGTGGTTggataatgtgtttgtgtgtatgtgtattcctctgtagtcagtgtgtgtgtgtttgtgtgtgtttgtgtgtgtgtgtgatagtgtgtatTTGAGTAATGTTAGTGTGCTTCTTTTTACACGCTTGAACACAGTTTCCATGTCTAGATGGAGATCATTTTCTCACTGGACAGATAATTAGAGAGAGATGTAACATATCTCTTCTTTCTAAGTTCCATTAGAGAGCGCCTCGTCTGACCTTCACCCACCAACCTGACATGGACATTCGGTTCTGTTATGAGAATAAAAATTCTCAGAAATCTTTCCTCTAAAACATTTCCATTAAAACCAGTTGTACTCTTGTATGAAATACCGTGCTTCATTCCTCTCTTTGTGCTGTGTTTTATAATGCGTTTTTCCTATTAAAGTGTTATGTGACATGTTAATGTGTCTGTTGTTGTCTAATGTTTTTCAATGTGCGATAAACCCTTATCCCTCAGGGGAAATGCAGTCATTAAAATACTAGTACATTGCGATGTTCTAATTGCAGAGCATCTATTTTTTAAGGACTTAATTGTTTATTTGGTTTTACACAGTAAAAGCATGCTGACAAGTGCTGGCTGTGACATATGGTGCCACTCTGCCTGGGAGACGATTCACCAGGTTGATTGACTGGATCAATCACGTCATCAATTACGTCACTGctaatcgcacacacacacacacacacatacacacaaatagtcaggcgcgcacacacacaaagacacaggcacgcaggcacacatttaggcacgcacgcacacatacacaataacgctcgcacacacacaggcgtgcacgcacctacacacaaaaTCCAACCGTGCTCCTGGaaagataccctcctgtagggttacactccaaccctgctcctggagagataccctcttGGAAGACGCCACTTCAAACTCAGCTTCAAGAAACCTGATTCATCTGACCAACCAGATTATGATCTGAATCAAGTGTGTTAGATTACGGTTGGAGTGAAGACCAACAGGGTGGCAGCTCTCCCATCAACCATCCCTCTCATTGACAAACAAAACAGCGAGCAGACGAACCCTAACCTCGCGGCAGATGAACCCTAACCTCGCGGCAGACAGCTTCAGAAGACTCGGTGTCTAGTCACGCAAGAACGAGTCCTGCCTCCTCCGATCCTGACCCGGCTCTCTGCAGACACCAGCGTTGTGCCAAACCTCTCCTTATTAACCATCAATCATCAAAACACGATTACAACCTGATGTCGGCATTTGTCACAGCGGCGCGGTGCTCAAT
The window above is part of the Osmerus mordax isolate fOsmMor3 chromosome 1, fOsmMor3.pri, whole genome shotgun sequence genome. Proteins encoded here:
- the LOC136942371 gene encoding neurexophilin-2 translates to METVFKRVQGLEKLMDYPELGPAGSMLKTLPYSLGGGAGGGAGGAPPGGVKPPYQTSRIFNIDNTPMKTKPTYSFFNPQDWARNQSMLLDQTGYRSKRKPQLKTSQKTKKMFGWGDFYFNVKTMKFSLMVTGKIVDHINGTFTVYFRHNSSSLGNVSVSIVPPTKVVEFEVLQHHQTPQLPVEVQVQHTPQQATLDPRERKTFNCRVEYEKTNRSKKPKPCLYDPSQTCFSEHTDSHAAWLCAKPFKVICIFISFFSIDYKLVQKVCPDYNFQSEHPYLG